From the Sandaracinaceae bacterium genome, the window TGGGCGAGACGATCACCGCGTCGTAGAGCTCGTCCACGCGCCACTTGTCCATGAGGAAGCGGTGCACGCCGGGCATGCGCTCCATGAGGGCCTTCGGCGCGGGGCTCTCTTCCTTGCCGTACCAGGCGTAGGCGAGGCCGGCGCCGACGAGGAACGCCCCCGTGCCCAGCGCCATCGCGAGGTAGGCGATCCACCCGGGGCCGTGCGCGAGGGTGCCCTGCCACTGCAGCGCGGCGACCATGTGCGGCGCCTCGCGCGCGGCGGCCATGGCGGCGCTGATGGCGGCCTCGTCGTGGCCACCCTCGAGGGCGTGCAGGAACGCCTCGTAGTGCGGGGTCAGCCAAGCGCTCCACCAGTTGGGCAGGTGCGTCCAGTGCGGCAGACCGAGGAAGCCGACCAGCGCCGCGCCGCCCGCGAGGACGTAGAGCGGGATGGTCATCGTCTCGGGCGACTCGTGCGGCTCGGCGTGGTGATCGCCGTGCTCGTCATGGCCGTCCTCGGCGTGGCCGTGCTCACCCGGCGGGTGGCCGCCCTTGTACTCGCCCCAGAAGGCGCGGAAGTAGAGGCGGAACATGTAGAACGCGGTCATCGTCGCCGCGATCACGAGGCCGACGAGCGTGAACCAGCCGACCCACGGGCCGACCCAGTTGCCGCTGGACAGGTTGTCCCAGACGCCGAGGTTCTCGTTCCAGAAGGTCGGCGCCGTCGTCGCCCAGTTGGCCGCCCCGAGGAGGATCTCGTCCTTGGAGAAGAAGCCGCTGAGGAGCGGGAAGCCCGCGATCGCCGCCGTGGCCACCAGGAAGGTCCGGTGGGTGTGCGGCATGTACTTCCGCAGGTTGCCGAGGTAGCGGATGTCCGCGTCGCCGTGGGCGTGAATGGCGTGCATCACGCTGCCGGCCCCGAGGAAGAGGCAGGCCTTGAAGAACGCGTGCGTGAAGACGTGGAACTGACCGGCCGCGAAGGCGCCGGAGCCGACCGCCGCGAACATGAAGCCCAGCTGACTCACGGTGGAGTACGCCAGGATCTTCTTCATCTGGTTCTGGACCAGCGCGACGCTCGCCGCGAGGAGCGCGGTCAGCGTGCCGACGATGGCGATGACGCTCATCGTCACGGGCGACTCGACGATCACCGGGCTGATGCGGCAGCAGAGGTAGACGCCCGCCGTGACCATCGTCGCGGCGTGGATGAGGGCCGAGACCGGCGTGGGGCCCGCCATCGCGTCGGGCAGCCAGGTGAAGAGCGGGATCTGCGCGCTCTTGCCCGTGCAGCCGAGGAAGACGAAGAGGCTCGCCGCGGTCGCGACCGTCAGCCCCGTGCCGCCGATGGTGAAGAAGCTGATCTGCGTCAGCCCGAGCGAGGTCGCGCTCGCGTTGATCTGCGAGAACTCGAACGCGTCGGGCGAGCGGACGGTGCTGACCAGGATGAACATCCCGATGAGCACGCCGAAGTCACCGATGCGGTTGACCACGAACGCCTTGCGGCCCGCCTTCGCGTACTCCTCGTTCTGATACCAGAAGCCGATGAGGAGGTAGCTGCAGAGGCCGACGCCCTCCCAGCCGACGAACATCAGCGGGAAGTTGCTCGCCAGCACCAGGATCAGCATCGAGGCGGTGAAGAGGTTCAGGTACGTCATGAAACGCGCGTACCCGGGGTCGTCGCCCATGTACCCGACGCTGTAGACGTGGATCAGCGACGCGATGCCCGAGACCATCACCGCCATGATCCCGCTGAGGTGATCCATGACGAAGCGGACGCGCACCGGGACGTCGCCGCCGTTGACGGTGATCGAGAACCACTCGTAGACGTCGTGCGTGAGCCGCTGCGGACCGCCCTCCGCTCCCTGCATCAGGAAGCCGAAGCCGATCAGGCTGAGCAGGAACGCGCCGAACACCGAGCCGACCGCCACACCCGTGACGAGGCTCTTGTTCGCGTTGCGTCCCCACACGCCGTTGAGCAGCGCGCCGAAGAGCGGGAGCAGGACGATCCAGAGGAGCGTCCGCTCGATGTCGAAGCCGAAATCGAAGTCCATTCGGTCGCCTCGAGAGAAGCTCTAGTGCTTCAAGAGATCTGCCCGATCGCTCTCGACGGAGCGCTTCAGGCGGAAAAGGCTGATGAGGATCGCGAGCCCGACCGCGGCTTCCGATGCCGCCACCGCGATCACGAAGAAGGCGAAGACCTGCCCCTGGTGCGTCCAGGCGCCGGCCTCGCCGGGGTTCCAGCGGTTGAACGCCACCAGCGTGAGGTTGACCGAGTTCAACATGATCTCGATCGACATCAGCTGGAGGAGCGTGTTGCGTCGCGTCAGAAAGCCGATCGCCCCGATGGCGAAGAGCACGGACGCGAGCGCGAGATATGTCCCAAGACCGATCTCCACGTCGCTCTCCCTACTTGCTCGCCGCGCCGCCGGCGGCGGACTGACTGCGCTTCTCGAAGCTGCGCTTCTCGTCCGGGCTGTGCCCGCGCGCCACCGCCACCGCCGCGATGATCGCGACGAGGAGGAGGATCGAGAGCAGCTCGAACGGGACCGCGGCGCCCTGGTAGAGCGCCGTGCCCACCGCCTCGACGCCACCGAACTGACCGCACTCCGCGACGGCGCCGCGGCACTGGTCGAGGTCGACGTACGGTCGGTCGATGGTCGAGACGCCGAACGCGAGGGTGCCCCCGACCATCGCCATCACGCACGCCACCGCTACGCGCGTCGCCAGGCCACGTTGGTCCTTCGACGCTGGCATGGCGGATGGGCCTATCAGCATGATGACGAAGATGAAGAGCACTACGACCGCGCCCGCGTAGACCAGCAGCTGGATCGCCGCGAGCAGATGCGCGTGCAGCGTCAGGTACAGGCCCGCGAGCGAGAGGATGTGCGCGAGCAGCGACACCGCGGCCCGCAAGGGGCTCCTCAGGCTGACGGTCATCACCGCCGTGACGATGGCCACGACGGCGCAGAGAAGGAAGATCAGCTGTCCGCCACCGCTCACTCGGCAGCCTCCGCGTAAAGACTCCTGCGCACCGCCGCGTCGAGCCGCTCGTTCTCACCCATGCCCTGCTCCACCGCCGAATAGAAGTCCTCGGGGTACTTCCGGATGAAGCCGAGCATGGGCATCGCGGTCCCGTCTGCGAGCGCGCAGATCGTGTTGCCCATCATGTTGTTGGAGATGTCGACGAGCATGTCGACATCCGCCCGCGTGCCCTTGCCGCTCGCGATCTGGTCGAGCACGTCGACCAGCCACCCGCTCCCCTCGCGGCAGGGCGTGCACTGGCCGCAAGACTCGTGGGCGTAGAACTTCATCAGGTTGCGCGCCGCCTCGGTCATGTTGACCGAGCTGTCCATGACGATGGCGCAGCACGTGCCGAGCATCGTGCCGATGTTGCGCATCGTGTCGACGCCCATGGGCACGTCGAGGTGCGACATCCCGTGCCACGGGTGCATCGGGTCGTCGTCCTTGGGCGCGTTCACCTTGTGATCCGGGTGGATCACGGGGGTGGAGCTGCCGCCGGGGATGACGCCCTTGAGGGGGCGATCGTCGTGCAGCATGCCGCCGCCGAGATCGTAGATGAGGTCGCGGAGGGTGATCCCGACGGGCGCCTCGAAGACCCCGGGGTTCTTGACGTGACCGCTGACGCCGTAGAGGCGCGTGCCTCCGTCGCGGAACGACTCGGGCAGGAGGCTGATGTCGCTCCACGCCTTGCCGCCGCGGTCGATCACGTCCGGCACGGCCGCGATGGTCTCGACGTTGTTGACGATGGTCGGCTGGCCGAAGGCGCCGATGACGGCGGGGAACGGGGGCTTGAGCCGGGGCTCGCCGCGCTTGCCTTCGAGCGAGTTGAGGAGCGCGGTCTCTTCACCGCAGATGTACGCGCCGGCGCCCGGGTGGACGTGCACGTCCATCTCGAAGTCCACGCCGAAGGGGCGCTTGCCGAGGTAGCCCTTCTTGCGCGCGTCCTCGATCGCCGCCTCGAGCCGGCGGATGGACGTCACCAGCTCGCAGCGCACGTAGATGTAGGTGACGTGCGCCCGGATGGCGTGCATCGCGATGATGCAGCCCTCGATGAGCCGGTGCGGGTCCTTCTCCATGATCTGGCGATCCTTGAAGGTCCCGGGCTCGCCCTCGTCGGCGTTGATGACGAGGTAGGTGACCTCGCGGTCCTTGGGGAGGAAGCCCCACTTGACGCCCGCCGGGAAGCCGGCGCCGCCTCGGCCGCGGATGTTCGCCGCCTTGACCTCCTCGAGCACCTTCTCGGGAGGCATGCCGGTCAGCGCGCTGCGCGCCTGCTTGTAGGCGCCGAGACGCTCGGCGACGGGGAGGGTCCAGGACTCCTCGGTGCCGAAGCGGTCGGAGAGGATGGGATCACGGTCGGCCATGGTCACTCTTCCTCGCCCTGGTCAGCCGCGGTAGCAGCGCTCGAAGGGCTCGAGACGGGAGGCGCGGTGCGGAGCTCGGCGGGCATGGGCGCCACGCCCAGCTCGTCGAGCACGCGGTCGAGCTTCGCGATGTCCAGGTGCTCGTGGAACTCGTCGTTGAGCTGGATCATCGGCGCGTTGCCGCACGCGGCGAGGCACTCGGCCTTCAGCAGCGTGACCTTGCCGTCGCGGCTGGTGCCGCCGACGCCGCAGCCGAGCCGGCGCTCGAGGTGCTCCTGGATCGTCTTGGCGCCGCGGAGATCGCAGCTGAGGGTGCGACACACCCACACGACGTTCGGGGCCACCTTCTCCTGGTGGTACATCGTGTAGAAGGTGACGACGCCCTTCACCTGGCTCGTGCTCATGTCGAGCCGGTCGGCGACGAACTGGATGATGTCCGGGCTGACCCACCCCTCCTGCTCCTGGCAGAGATGGAGGACGGGAATGCACGCGGCCATCTTGGTCGGGTAGCGAGCGATGAGCTCGTCGACGACCTGATCGTGATTCGTGGAAAGACTGAACGACATGCCGTCAGTGTGGGGTCGTAGGGTGATGCGGACGGGCTCGCGGTTCGGTTTGGTCGGAAACCGGAGCGGTTTGGCCGGGAGAGCGAGGCGCTTCAGCCCCCTTCTGGAGGCCGCCGGACTGTCCCGGTGCCTGTATCTCGACGACGGTCAACTCGACGACTGTCGCACGGAGAAACAGGTGGCCTCGAATGGCGCGAAAACGTGGACGGAGTGGGGGTAAAAGGGCCTCGCGCGGGTCGGACGCTAGGCTGCGCCGCGGGGGATGTCAAGGAGGAGCGGGGGTGGGTCGGCCGAGGCGTTCTGGCCGCGTTTCGAGTCCCCCGGAGGCACGCGGCCACACCCTGAGTTTCCCTTTCCTTTGGCGGGCTTCGCGGGTAGGCTCTCCCCCGCTCGCGCCCGCGCCTGGGGGTCCACCGCGCCGGCCGAGCGGCACACGATAAACGAACATCTACCCGACCCACCCTTTTACCCGGGGTAGCCCCCGCGGCGATCG encodes:
- a CDS encoding NADH-quinone oxidoreductase subunit J is translated as MSGGGQLIFLLCAVVAIVTAVMTVSLRSPLRAAVSLLAHILSLAGLYLTLHAHLLAAIQLLVYAGAVVVLFIFVIMLIGPSAMPASKDQRGLATRVAVACVMAMVGGTLAFGVSTIDRPYVDLDQCRGAVAECGQFGGVEAVGTALYQGAAVPFELLSILLLVAIIAAVAVARGHSPDEKRSFEKRSQSAAGGAASK
- the nuoF gene encoding NADH-quinone oxidoreductase subunit NuoF, which translates into the protein MADRDPILSDRFGTEESWTLPVAERLGAYKQARSALTGMPPEKVLEEVKAANIRGRGGAGFPAGVKWGFLPKDREVTYLVINADEGEPGTFKDRQIMEKDPHRLIEGCIIAMHAIRAHVTYIYVRCELVTSIRRLEAAIEDARKKGYLGKRPFGVDFEMDVHVHPGAGAYICGEETALLNSLEGKRGEPRLKPPFPAVIGAFGQPTIVNNVETIAAVPDVIDRGGKAWSDISLLPESFRDGGTRLYGVSGHVKNPGVFEAPVGITLRDLIYDLGGGMLHDDRPLKGVIPGGSSTPVIHPDHKVNAPKDDDPMHPWHGMSHLDVPMGVDTMRNIGTMLGTCCAIVMDSSVNMTEAARNLMKFYAHESCGQCTPCREGSGWLVDVLDQIASGKGTRADVDMLVDISNNMMGNTICALADGTAMPMLGFIRKYPEDFYSAVEQGMGENERLDAAVRRSLYAEAAE
- the nuoL gene encoding NADH-quinone oxidoreductase subunit L, translating into MDFDFGFDIERTLLWIVLLPLFGALLNGVWGRNANKSLVTGVAVGSVFGAFLLSLIGFGFLMQGAEGGPQRLTHDVYEWFSITVNGGDVPVRVRFVMDHLSGIMAVMVSGIASLIHVYSVGYMGDDPGYARFMTYLNLFTASMLILVLASNFPLMFVGWEGVGLCSYLLIGFWYQNEEYAKAGRKAFVVNRIGDFGVLIGMFILVSTVRSPDAFEFSQINASATSLGLTQISFFTIGGTGLTVATAASLFVFLGCTGKSAQIPLFTWLPDAMAGPTPVSALIHAATMVTAGVYLCCRISPVIVESPVTMSVIAIVGTLTALLAASVALVQNQMKKILAYSTVSQLGFMFAAVGSGAFAAGQFHVFTHAFFKACLFLGAGSVMHAIHAHGDADIRYLGNLRKYMPHTHRTFLVATAAIAGFPLLSGFFSKDEILLGAANWATTAPTFWNENLGVWDNLSSGNWVGPWVGWFTLVGLVIAATMTAFYMFRLYFRAFWGEYKGGHPPGEHGHAEDGHDEHGDHHAEPHESPETMTIPLYVLAGGAALVGFLGLPHWTHLPNWWSAWLTPHYEAFLHALEGGHDEAAISAAMAAAREAPHMVAALQWQGTLAHGPGWIAYLAMALGTGAFLVGAGLAYAWYGKEESPAPKALMERMPGVHRFLMDKWRVDELYDAVIVSPMKWLGVFAANLDRFFVDGLLTRASAGGMKALGFLITRPQNGVIYAYAGLFVVGFAGLAWWFTYPHANLEAEPEVGRIQWSASRGLGYEYRWDFDSDGTWDSEWSEDAQGEFDYDGAAYYAVVAVVENPRDLFGPMEVVLEPGDDWTFDPEIGGPAAMADPEQAPPSLAYEDGELIVRINGAAIPDRDGEDDGRITLTPGDAITIGAARITVAVRVRGTVEIRNPFGNLARSSEDVTLRVARQPARRAELVR
- a CDS encoding NAD(P)H-dependent oxidoreductase subunit E, coding for MSFSLSTNHDQVVDELIARYPTKMAACIPVLHLCQEQEGWVSPDIIQFVADRLDMSTSQVKGVVTFYTMYHQEKVAPNVVWVCRTLSCDLRGAKTIQEHLERRLGCGVGGTSRDGKVTLLKAECLAACGNAPMIQLNDEFHEHLDIAKLDRVLDELGVAPMPAELRTAPPVSSPSSAATAADQGEEE
- the nuoK gene encoding NADH-quinone oxidoreductase subunit NuoK, producing MEIGLGTYLALASVLFAIGAIGFLTRRNTLLQLMSIEIMLNSVNLTLVAFNRWNPGEAGAWTHQGQVFAFFVIAVAASEAAVGLAILISLFRLKRSVESDRADLLKH